Proteins encoded within one genomic window of Sphaerotilus montanus:
- a CDS encoding TIGR03790 family protein: protein MAGVWLELSFFVMVTRLKINAYFCMAKHWMRESLGFVVCGLLIMVGAGPALAQPADAGPQAASGTAAASTPSVRPRPRPMTRVPRVIGRLHAGDLGLVINTADPYSVEVGEYYRRVRRIPDGHVLRIDLPVQSRLSVADLERLRRRIDEQFDGGVQALALAWVQPHAVECQSITSAVTLGFDAQACEQPCGRRPVSPYFNSASAAPFKDLGLRPSMLLAASDADRARRLIDRGASSDHTLGLVGAAPVQAHFMTTADAARSVRSSLFPPAGLQRRIGLENHLGHGDLPRETSRVVLVQTGVAQFLGADAIDWVPGALADHLTSFGGQLDRTGGQSTVLDWLDAGATASYGTVSEPCNHLQKFPHPQILLLHYLQGSTALEAYWKSVAWPQQGVFVGEPLAAPFARQ, encoded by the coding sequence ATGGCCGGTGTCTGGCTGGAACTGTCCTTTTTCGTCATGGTGACTCGTTTGAAAATCAATGCCTATTTTTGCATGGCGAAACACTGGATGCGGGAGTCCCTTGGTTTTGTTGTCTGCGGTCTGTTGATCATGGTGGGGGCCGGACCTGCTTTGGCCCAGCCCGCAGACGCAGGCCCGCAGGCAGCTTCCGGTACTGCCGCTGCATCGACACCATCGGTGCGACCGCGGCCGCGACCGATGACGCGTGTTCCCCGTGTCATCGGTCGCCTGCATGCAGGGGATCTCGGGCTGGTCATCAACACGGCTGATCCGTACTCGGTCGAAGTCGGCGAGTACTACCGGCGTGTCCGCCGCATTCCGGACGGCCATGTCCTGCGCATCGACCTGCCCGTGCAGTCCCGCCTCTCGGTCGCCGATCTGGAGCGCCTGCGCCGCCGCATCGACGAGCAGTTCGATGGTGGCGTGCAGGCCTTGGCGCTTGCCTGGGTGCAGCCCCATGCGGTCGAGTGCCAGTCGATCACGTCGGCCGTGACGCTGGGGTTCGATGCCCAGGCGTGCGAGCAGCCCTGCGGTCGCCGCCCGGTTTCACCGTATTTCAATTCTGCTTCTGCGGCCCCGTTCAAGGATCTGGGGTTGCGTCCGTCGATGCTGCTGGCTGCTTCCGATGCGGACCGCGCGCGCCGTCTCATCGACCGTGGTGCATCGTCCGACCACACCCTTGGTCTGGTGGGGGCGGCTCCGGTACAGGCGCATTTCATGACGACAGCCGATGCCGCGCGCAGCGTGCGCTCCTCGTTGTTTCCGCCGGCCGGCCTGCAGCGCCGCATCGGGCTGGAAAACCACCTGGGCCATGGCGATCTGCCGCGCGAAACCTCCCGGGTGGTGCTCGTGCAGACCGGGGTGGCACAGTTCCTCGGGGCGGATGCGATCGACTGGGTGCCGGGGGCATTGGCCGATCACCTGACCTCGTTCGGTGGGCAACTCGACCGCACTGGTGGACAGAGCACGGTGCTCGACTGGCTGGATGCGGGAGCCACTGCCAGTTATGGAACTGTCAGCGAACCGTGCAACCATCTGCAGAAGTTCCCCCATCCGCAAATTCTGCTGCTCCATTACCTGCAAGGCAGCACCGCGCTGGAAGCCTACTGGAAGAGCGTGGCGTGGCCGCAGCAGGGTGTGTTTGTGGGGGAGCCGCTGGCCGCACCATTTGCCCGTCAGTGA